Proteins encoded together in one Salarias fasciatus chromosome 17, fSalaFa1.1, whole genome shotgun sequence window:
- the tcp11l2 gene encoding T-complex protein 11-like protein 2 yields MPLNDERPSSSPGANETSAGDASAGDASASDASASDASASESSSSSCSPSSSPPRAVTLDQVMDSTRDLLNLHLSHHILADRHFRVPEEPLPEGSLWKTVRDNLHKAFWDILEAELNDDPPQYGQAISLLQEIREALLSLLEPSGGQMRSLQDQILEVLDLDLIRQQAQHGAVDIPGLAVFIVDAMGQLCAPARDPEIRKLRERAGASDAVALFREIFRVLDMMKVDLINFSIMDLRRVLQQHGAAYERDKFQKVLERTPSALDRTTAWIRSAMEELLPSGWGSDGVKGQVALPGPAQILNTAYLQLLRWDYSRNPLPETLVTEERRLQDLQRRLQQNRAVCQVLLLVSSGAGDAVRDLPALTERLKRMVAVLLDGMHRTSFDLDEALKGVGAKVCCELNDSLRGRGHPALSPAQQDTLRGQICSLAQPENPVRTLVEDRVQQYFQTLVFSSEPRVKLQEVPSGLADIGAELAALGAAFLPLVSYNKAVYTPFYMSVIRKLLFSQEPPHGTPSTGGAAHSTGAAAHSTGAAAHSTGAAAHSTGAAATQSTAQPAGDAESSG; encoded by the exons aTGCCTCTGAACGACGAgcgtccctcctcctcgcccgGCGCCAACGAAACCTCCGCCGGCGACGCCTCCGCCGGCGACGCCTCCGCCAGCGACGCCTCCGCCAGCGACGCCTCCGCCAgcgagagctccagcagcagctgctcgccgtcctccagtcctcccagAGCCGTGACCCTGGACCAGGTGATGGACTCCACCAGAGACCTGCTCAACCTCCACCTGTCCCACCACATCCTGGCAGACCGCCACTTCAGAGTACCAGAGGAGCCTCTGCCTGAGGGCAG tttgtggAAGACGGTCAGAGACAACCTGCACAAGGCATTCTGGGACAtcctggaggcggagcttaaCGACGACCCTCCTCAGTACGGACAGGCCATCAGCTTGCTGCAGGAGATCCGAGAG gcGCTGCTGTCGCTGCTGGAGCCGAGCGGAGGTCAGATGCGCTCGCTGCAGGACCAGATCCTGGAggttctggacctggacctgatccGGCAGCAGGCGCAGCACGGCGCCGTGGACATCCCGGGCCTGGCCGTCTTCATCGTGGACGCCATGGGGCAGCTGTGCGCCCCCGCCCGGGACCCGGAGATCCGCAAGCTGAGGGAGCGCGCCGGCGCCAGCGACGCCGTCGCCCTTTTCAG GGAGATCTTCAGGGTTCTGGACATGATGAAGGTGGACCTGATCAACTTCTCCATCATGGATCTGAGgcgagtcctgcagcagcacggcgccgcCTACGAGAGGGACAAGTTCCAGAAGGTTCTGGAGAGAACCCCCA GCGCTCTGGACCGGACCACCGCCTGGATCCGCTCGgcgatggaggagctgctgccgtCCGGGTGGGGGTCCgacggggtcaaaggtcaggtgGCTCTGCCCGGACCCGCCCAGATCCTCAACACCGCctacctgcagctcctccggtGGGACTACAGCCGGAACCCGCTGCCCGAG ACCCTGGTGACGGAGGAGCGGCGCCTGCAGGACCTgcagcggcggctgcagcagaACCGGGCCGTGTGccaggttctgctgctggtctcCAGCGGCGCCGGAGACGCCGTCCGGGACCTGCCCGCCCTGACGGAGCGCCTGAAGAGGATGGTGGCGGTGCTGCTGGACGGGATGCACCGGAC GAGCTTCGACCTTGACGAGGCGCTGAAGGGCGTCGGAGCCAAAGTCTGCTGCGAGCTGAACGACTCgctgagggggcgtggccacccggccctaagccccgcccagcaggacaccctgaggggCCAGATCTGCAGCCTGGCGCAGCCGGAGAACCCCGTCAGAACCCTCGTGG AGGACCGGGTCCAGCAGTACTTCCAGACGCTGGTCTTCAGCTCGGAGCCCCGGGTGAAGCTGCAGGAGGTTCCGTCCGGCCTGGCGGACATCGGGGCGGAGCTCGCCGCGCTGGGCGCCGCCTTCCTGCCGCTCGTCAGCTACAACAAGGCCGTCTACACGCCGTTCTACATGAGCGTCATCAGGAAGCTGCTGTTCAGCCAGGAGCCGCCGCACGGCACGCCGTCCACCGGGGGCGCCGCCCACTCCACCGGGGCCGCCGCCCACTCCACCGGGGCCGCCGCCCACTCCACCGGGGCCGCCGCCCACTCCACCGGGGCCGCTGCCACCCAGTCCACTGCCCAGCCCGCCGGAGACGCCGAGTCCAgcggctga
- the LOC115404602 gene encoding basic salivary proline-rich protein 2-like: protein MATDNHPGPPTAAWGPLWPPRTPDGRLDADGRLGPPTAAQELRRPLRNPDGRPGPPTAAQDPQRPPRNPDGHSGTPTANQGPQRPTRAPDNRPGSSLTAQGPRRLPRDPGDRPGPLTAAQGLQQPPRAPDDCPGTPVTAQGSRQPPRAPNDCPGPPTTTQGYRDSVFTKHLTEPSEEPVAASRSSEAGSSVAAQGPRRLPRDPGDHPGPLTASQGPDGRPGPPTAAQEPRRPLRNPDGRPGPPTANQGPRQPPRTPNGRLGPPTATQDPQRPPRAPDGRPGPPTAAQDPNGRPGTPTATQEPRRPPRAPDGQPGPQTTAQGPRRLPRDPGDRPGPLTAAQGLQQPPRAPDDCPGTPVTAQGSRQPPRAPNDCPGPPTTTQGYRAPDDCPGTLVIAQGSRQPPRAPNDCPGPPTTTQGYRTPTAASGPRRPPRTPMAASGPRRPPRTPNGRQGPSTPAQEPQQPLRNPDGRPEPPTANYGPQTTAQGPRDPDGRSGTPTANWGPRQPPRQPGDRQGPLTATQGLQQPPRAPDDCPRTPCLMATNDRPGPPTAAWGPRRPPRAPNGCLGPPTAAQDPRWPPRTPDGHPGQPMTAQGP from the exons ATGGCCACCGACAACCACCCAGGACCCCCAACGGCCGCCTGGGGCCCCCTATGGCCGCCCAGGACCCCCGATGGCCGCCTA GACGCCGACGGCCGCCTCGGGCCCCCAACGGCCGCCCAGGAACTCCGACGGCCACTCAGGAACCCCGACGGCCGCCCAGGGCCCCCGACGGCCGCCCAGGACCCCCAACGGCCGCCCAGGAACCCCGACGGCCACTCAGGAACCCCGACGGCCAACCAGGGCCCCCAACGGCCAACCAGGGCCCCAGACAACCGCCCAG GGTCTTCTTTGACCGCCCAGGGCCCCAGACGACTGCCCAGGGACCCCGGTGACCGCCCAGGGCCCCTGACAGCCGCCCAGGGCCTCCAACAACCACCCAGGGCCCCAGACGACTGCCCAGGGACCCCGGTTACCGCCCAGGGCTCCCGACAGCCGCCCAGGGCGCCCAATGACTGCCCAGGGCCCCCCACGACCACCCAGGGCTACCG TGATTCTGTCTTCACCAAGCACCTAACAGAACCCAGTGAGGAGCCGGTCGCTGCATCCAGGAGTTCTGAAGCAG GGTCTTCTGTGGCCGCCCAGGGCCCCAGACGACTGCCCAGGGACCCTGGTGACCACCCAGGACCCCTGACAGCCTCTCAGGGCCCCGACGGCCGCCCAGGACCCCCAACGGCCGCCCAGGAACCCCGACGGCCACTCAGGAACCCCGACGGCCGCCCAGGGCCCCCGACGGCCAACCAGGGCCCCAGACAACCGCCCAG GACCCCCAACGGCCGCCTCGGGCCCCCGACGGCCACTCAGGACCCCCAACGGCCGCCTCGGGCCCCCGACGGCCGCCCAGGACCCCCAACGGCCGCCCAGGACCCCAACGGCCGCCCAGGAACCCCGACGGCCACTCAGGAACCCCGACGGCCGCCCAGGGCCCCCGACGGCCAACCAGGGCCCCAGACAACCGCCCAG GGCCCCAGACGACTGCCCAGGGACCCCGGTGACCGCCCAGGGCCCCTGACAGCCGCCCAGGGCCTCCAACAACCACCCAGGGCCCCAGACGACTGCCCAGGGACCCCGGTTACCGCCCAGGGCTCCCGACAGCCGCCCAGGGCGCCCAATGACTGCCCAGGGCCCCCCACGACCACCCAGGGCTACCG GGCCCCAGACGACTGCCCAGGGACCCTGGTTATCGCCCAGGGCTCCCGACAGCCGCCCAGGGCGCCCAATGACTGCCCAGGGCCCCCCACGACCACCCAGGGCTACCG GACGCCGACGGCCGCCTCGGGCCCCCGACGGCCGCCCAGGACGCCGATGGCCGCCTCGGGCCCCCGACGGCCGCCCAGGACCCCCAACGGCCGCCAAGGCCCCTCAACGCCTGCACAGGAACCCCAACAGCCGCTCAGGAACCCCGACGGCCGCCCAGAGCCCCCGACGGCCAACTACGGGCCCCAGACGACTGCCCAAGGACCCCG GGACCCCGACGGCCGCTCAGGAACCCCGACGGCCAACTGGGGCCCCAGACAACCGCCCAGGCAACCTGGTGACCGCCAAGGGCCCCTGACAGCCACCCAGGGCCTCCAACAACCACCCAGGGCCCCAGACGACTGCCCAAGGACCCCG TGCCTCATGGCCACCAACGACCGCCCAGGACCCCCAACGGCCGCCTGGGGCCCTCGACGGCCGCCCAGGGCCCCCAACGGCTGTCTGGGTCCCCCAACGGCCGCCCAGGACCCCCGATGGCCGCCCAGGACCCCCGACGGCCACCCAGGGCAACCGATGACTGCCCAGGGCCCTTGA